The sequence AAGGTTCCGACCGATTGCGCATCGAGAATCGCCGAGGCGGTGCTTTCGGCGATATCGGCATTGACCGAGGCCGCATGGGCCGTCCTTCCGAGACCGAACAGTCCGAGCCCGGGGACAAGAACCACCCTCGGAAGCGGATCGAGCATCGTCACCTGCATGCCCGAAGCCTGCTGCTGACGCTGAAAATAAGCGAGATATTCCGCTTTATACCGCTCGACGGCCTCATGAACGGCACTCTTGAACCCCTCGGGATCAAGAGCGTCCGGAGCCGGAACGACGAGCGGCCGGTTTTTTGTCCGGATAATGAAATCCGGCGTCATGGCGCCTCTGCCGCTTACCTCTTCAAGCTCGATACCATTCACGTATTGCAGTATATCCGGGGATGAACGGAAATCAAGCACAAACTGGTTGTATTCGAACGTGCCGGGAGATTTTTCTTCGACAACCGCGCCTCTGATAACGGGTGCGACATCTTCGAGCAGAGCGACTGTCTCCGGCAGGGAGATCGAGGGGAAAACGTTTCTTCCGGCCCTGGCTATGCGCTCTTCAAGTTTCGAAACGCATTCTATCATGCAGTCATAGGCGGCAGCCGCACTGTCGGCCAGCGTTACAAGACCGTGTTTCTGAAGGACAAGACCCCTGATGTCCGGAGCGTTTCCGTATGCCTCTGCAGCAGAACGCGCAAGACCGAGACCCGGCTTGATATAGGGCACAAGACCGAACTCCTCTCCGAGCACCTCCCTGCAGAGTTCGGCGCCGTTCGGCTGATTGCTGAGCGTCAACAGCGCTGTCGAATGGGTATGAAAAATAAACCGGTGGGGAAGAAACGCATGCAGCAGAGTTTCGATCGAAGGTGAAAGCGAGTTGTTCACCATGTGATCGGTCAGATAGAAAAGATTCAGATAGAGAAAGTTCTTGAACTCCCTCGTCGAAAACCGCTGCATATCTTCCTCGCTGCGACGCTCTCCGGTAGCATAGAGATGCTGCAGCTTCTGCAGGGGTTCGATCCTGACCGGTGTGAAATCGTGTGCGTCCAGAGCGGCCAGATCGACACCGCTTCCTTTGATGAAAATAACGTTAACCCGGTTACCGATAATGTCGTGCAGCTCGCTTTTCACCGAGGTATTGCCGCCGCCATGCATCACCAGACTGCTCTCCCTTCCAAGCAGACGGGAGGCATAAACCAGTTCGGCAAGTTCCGCAGGAATATCGTCCGCACTGCACTGCCCGTTCACCGAGCACCGAAGATCCGTGTCGTTCCAAAGATTTTGCATGAGAAATACCGCTGTCTTATACCGTTTCGAGGTTATTAAAAAAAAATTCCGTTATCCAGAGTGGTTCCATTCAGCTCATGGAAGCCTTTTTCTTTTTATGCCATCTTTCGATAAAGAAACCTGAAAGATAGATAACGAGAAATCCGGGAATGACCACCGCAAGATAGGTCATTTTATCGCCAACGGTCTGGAGCTGTCCGGAAGCCCAGATCATCCATGCAAGAACAAACCAGAATGGACCGACGAACACGAAGGTGATGTTCCAGAGGGCTGTAAAACTGTATTTCATATCTTGTTTCAGGATGATGTGACAAATAAAATAACCTCAGATACGACCATCGAGCCGCAATTTCCGTTCGTTGAGTTTTTCCAGAATAATTCTTACGAGATACTGAAGCGCATTGATGACATAGGTAAAATACGCGAGGAATGCCTCCCAGATAAGCACATCTTCCGGATATCCAAGGAAGGCCAGAACAAAATACAGCAGATGAAACGCCGCCGCAACAGTGCTTCCGATATCCTCCCAGAGAAACTCTTTCGAATAGACCCATTTGTCGAAAATCTCTTTTTCGAAAAACATCCCGGTAATGAAAAGAAGCGCAAAAAAGAGCGTCTTGAACAGAATCACGACGCTTACCCAGTAAAAATTCGTAATGAACAGTCCGTTTGCATAGAGAATGGTGATGGTAACGCCGGCCACAAATATAAGGAACTGGATAGGTGCAAGAATGATCTGTATATCGGTCCAGATCGATGCATTACGCTTGACAAGCTGTTCGGGAGTATAACGGGGCATGAGATCGGTAGTTCTTTTTACTGAAAAAATATACGTACAGGCAAAAGGAATGGCGGATGGGTCACTTGAAACGTAAAGCTTGGAATATAGTAAAATGGAAGGGAGAGAAAAAGCCGTGGCAAAGAGGCTCCGGTTCATCAAAAAGAAAAGAATGCCCCGGACTTTCCAGGGAAACCAAAGAGAGATGATTTTTTTAAAAAAAATTGATCTATCTTTAGAGCTGAGCCATTCTGCGATTTTCCTGATCGAGGAAACGAGTGCGTTCTTGTTTTATGGAGTTTTTTTCAATTTTGCACGTTTCACCGGATGTACATGCTGAAACCTGAAGAGACAAGACCCCTGAAAATCCTCCTTATTTCGCCACAGGGGAAAATGGATGACGACAGTAACCAGAAACCCCTTTTCCATATGGCGCTTGCCGTCCTGGTAAGCCTGACCCCTCCTCAGCATGAGATCGAACTTGTCGACGAACACTTCCACGATCCGATCGACTACGACGGGAAGTACGATGTTGTCGGCATTACATCCAGAACGCTTGAAGCCACAAGGGCGTATGAAATTGCCGACACCTTCAGGGCTCACGGCAAAAAAGTGGTACTGGGCGGTCTGCATATCTCCTTCAATGCCGAAGAGGCGGCAAAACATGCCGATTGTATCGTTATCGGTGAAGCCGACAATCTCTGGACGACGATACTCGACGACGTCGCCGGAAACTCGCTGAAATCCACCTATAATTCAAAGGATTTTCCGCCTGTCAAGGAGATAACGCCAATCGATTACGCCCGAATTGCCAAAGTGTCGAAACGGGAAAAAGTGGACGGCACGAAATCGATTCCCATCTACGTGACCCGCGGATGCCCCTTCAACTGCTCGTTCTGCGTAACGCCGAATTTTACGGGAAAACAGTATCGCGCGCAGAAACCGGAACTGCTAAAACAGCAGATAGAGTCCGCAAAAAAGCATTTCTTCAAGGCGAACGGACGCACTGCGAAACCCTGGTTCATGCTGACGGATGAAAATCTCGGCATCAACAAAAAACGGCTATGGGAGTTCCTCGACCTCCTCAGGGAGTGCGACATCACCTTCAGCGTTTTTCTGAGCGTCAATTTCCTCGAAGATCCCGAAACCGTCAAAAAGCTCGTGGACGCCGGCTGCAATTTCGTGCTTGCCGGACTCGAGTCGATCAAGCAGAGCACCCTTGAGGCCTACAACAAGGGACATGTCAATTCAGCAGAAAAGTATTCGAAAATCATCGATGACTGCCGAAAAGCAGGCCTGAACATTCAGGGAAACTTCCTCATGAATCCGGCGATCGATACCTTCGAAGATATCGACGAATTGGTGAAATTCGTGACGAAGAACCATATCTTCATGCCGATATTCCAGATCATTACCCCTTACCCCGGCACACAGATGTACTGGGAATACAAAAACAAGGGGCTGATCACCGATGAAGACTGGGAAAAGTACAACGCACTGCATCTGGTCATCAAATCAGATCGCTACGATCCCCTGCTCTTCCAGTACAAGGTGCTCAAGAGCTATACCGACATTTACTCCTGGCGCCACATCGCTGCCAGAACCTGGTATAACCCGAAAAAAATGATCAACCTGATCACCAGCCTCGCATTCCGCAACCACCTGCGCAACCAGCTTGCCGAATTCGAACGTCACCACGGCATCACTCCCAAAATACTCGAAGGCATAAAATAACCTGCCCCCGTCCCAGCAGCACACAGCGCCTTAAAAAGGACGCAGCGGTGCTGCTGCAGCAATAATCGTAAAACCTGAGTTACTCCGACTGAGCATCGTCTCCGTATTTTACTCCGGAAAAGCTACATCTTCCGTTTTTTTCATTTTATTGCCCCGGAGTACTATATTCAAGCGGCAAAACCATCACCAGTTGCTGCAACTGCATATAAATCAGTACGATATACAAATCACACTCCATAATGAAACACTTCACGAAAAAAACCTCAGGGATAGTCCTGCTTTCGGCTCTCGTTCTTTTTTCCGGCTGTTCAAAATCCGATAACCCGGTATCCAATGCAGTCTCTTCACTCACTTCCGAATCACAGCCAAAGCGTTACGAGATAAAATCGGGTATCGTGCACTATGCCCCTATGAACCTCATGGGCATGGGAACAACTACCGAAACCCTCTATTTCGACGATTATGGCCGGAAAGAGGCTGTGGAAACCATTACGGAATCAAACGTGATGGGAATCAAAACCTATGAACACCGGGTGCAGATCACGGACGGTACGATCGGTATTTCCTACGAAATCAGGAAAACCGTCAACGGCAAGGACGAAACGAGCAAGGTTGCCCAAAAAGGCGATATCAGCGAGTTCCAGGACATGGCGAAGATGATGGCCTCGACGATGGACATCAACGAACTGAAGAAAAATATGGATTATCGCGAGGAGGGAACGGAAACGATCGCAGGCGTAACAGGGAAAAAGTATTCGGTAGCCATGAACAAGGAACAGCCCGATGCGCGCGTTTACGGTGTTATGTACAAAAACATCGTCCTGAAAAGCGAAATGGGCTCCATCAGCAAGACAGCCGAACGTATTGAGGAAAACGCAGCCGTACCGGCATCGAAATTCGCAATTCCGGAGGGATACACCGTCGAAGAGGTCAACCTTGCCGAAGAGATGAAAAAGGCTGGCATGGAAGAATCCGAAGAGTAAGAGAAAGCCCGACGACCAACATCGCGGAAGACCGGACGCCCTCACCCGGCAAAAAACGTCCGGTCTTCACGCCCTTGCCGCTATACGCTCAATGTCCCCCCCTGTTCCCTCCGTCGGCAGTTGCGACACACCATACTCCCGGAACCAATGCCATTGAAAACGGATTCTCCCGACTGTGCGCAGGAAGCTTGCTCAGGCTGATTTCCGGCATCATAACGGAAGGCAGCGGAAACAGAGCGATAATCAGGCTATTTACGGAACCTCCAGTACCTCCCCGCCGCGGTATCGACCGGCTGGAGAGAAAAACGCTCCGAGGCGGGAAGTCCTCTGCTGATGATATAAAACATGTCCGAAAGCACCGTTCTGGAGCGGTTGTAATAGGAATGGCCAAGAAGATCGCTGTCGACATCGGTGGCATCGATGGTTTCAATGCCGGGCACGATAAGCGGTATATCTGCGACTTCACCGGCCCTCGGGTTGCCGTTGACATTTTCGGAGACCCTGAGCGCATTGTCCGAACGCGAAGCGTAAACCGTTACCGGCACCCCGTTGCCTGCGAGGGATGGCGCAAGTTCACGTCTGAAGCGTTCCGCATTGATATCCGGCGCGGCAAGCACGATGGCACCGAAACGGGAAAGCAGTTCGGGGCGCTCTTTTGCAAGCATGATGAAAGCCGAGGTCAGGGCACGGGTTCCCATGCTGTGGGCAAGCAGATAGATGCCTGCCTTTCCGGAACGCTCGGCTATACCGCAAAGAAAACGGTAAAGATTGCCTTCGGTTTCGACAACGCTCCGTTCGTCCTCGCGATATGAACCGAGCGAAGCGTCCGACGGCCAGCTGTAGACCAGCGGTGTGCCTCTGAAATCGAGATCGGAGGTCATCTGGGCCATGCGCAGTGTGGCGGCCTCGAAACTTATGTTGAAACCGTGAACAAATACCAGAGCAGTTTTCCGGCTGCCGGCGCGCTGCATGAAGAGCCCCACTTTATCGAAAAAAACCTGCTTGTCGAGGGTATCGATCGAAAGAAGTTCAAAATGACGTTCCGGATGCATGCTCAGCACCGGCCTTTCAAGCTCGGCTATGCGGTGCTTTTGCGGCACCGAGACTGTGCAGGTTCCATACTGCAGCGGAGCGTGATCCGAATTGTAGAACTCCCCCGGTTCGCTGCTTCCGGACATGGCCCGGTCGGTCGCGTAAAACAGCGAAAGAACCGGGCGCTGCTGCACTGCCTGAAAGGAGGCGGTGCACCCGGCAAGTTCCAGCGCCAGCAGCAGCACGGCAAAAACGGTTCTGAACGTATGTATCATTGGTGGCCTGCCATTCGTTACAGGATTTTGGTTCCAAAACAGGCAACCAGAGCACGGCGTGCCCTACAACAGCAATATAGATACCCCGAAGCATTTTCCTGCCAACGAAAAAAGGCGGCCTGCATTGCCGGTTCAGAGGATGAGTACAGGCGTACTCGCGATGAAGATCCGGTTAAGCATACGCCTTATGGGATGAGAACGGACGTAATATTGAAACAGATTATCCTGGACGGAAACACGAAATTCCCCAAACTGTCGGATACAGCACGCAAAGCGAGAGTATACTTATTCTCTCTGGCCTGTCCGATTAAGGGCCGAACAGCTCTCAGTATGTCGATGGCCTTGCCGTTGAGATTCGCGACGAGCGATGCGGCGACGTTCAGAGTGAGAAACTGGAAGCGTTAAGCTAAGTCTGATTTCTTTGGGCTTATACAAAAATAAACGGCGGGCCGGAGCCCGCCGTTGCAGATATGGTTATGCAAACATGGGCGCCTTAAACGCCAGCCATCATCGCCTCCACATCCTCCTCAACCGTTCCGATAGGCTTGATGCCGAACTTCTCGACAAGCACCGCAGCCACGTTGGGCGTGAGGAACTCGGGAAGCGTCGGTCCGAGACGGATGCCTTTCACGCCGAGATAGAGCAGCGCAAGCAGTACCGTGACGGCCTTCTGCTCGTACCAGGCGATGTCGAAGGAGATAGGCAGGTCGTTGATGTCCTCCAGACCGAACACCTCCTTGAGCTTGAGGGCGATCACGGCAAGCGAGTAGCTGTCGTTGCACTGGCCGGCGTCGAGCACGCGGGGAATGCCGCCGATGTCGCCGAGCTGCAGCTTGTTGTAGCGGTACTTCGCGCAGCCTGCCGTCAGGATGATGGTGTTGTCGGGCAGCGCTCCCGCCACGTCGGTGTAGTACTGGCGCGAGTTGTGGCGTCCGTCGCATCCGGCCATCACCACGAACCTCTTGATCGCACCGGACTTCACGGCATCGACAACCTTGTCGGCAAGCGCAAGCACCTGGTTGTGCGCGAAACCACCCACGATCTCGCCGTTCTCGATCTCTTTCGGCGCAGGGCAGGTTTTTGCCTGTTCGACCAGCATGGAAAAGTCCTTGCTGCCGCCTTCGGGACGCGCGCCGATATGTTTCAGACCGGCGTAACCCGCCATGCCTGTGGTGTACATCCTGTTGCGGTACGACTCCCTCACCGGCACGATGCAGTTGGTGGTCATGAGGATCGGTCCGTTGAACGACTCGAACTCGCGATCCTGCGCCCACCAGGAGTTGCCGTAGTTGCCGACAAAATGACTGTACTTCTTGAAAGCCGGATAGTAGTGTGCCGGAAGCATCTCGCAGTGGGTGTAGACGTCCACGCCGGTTCCCTCAGTCTGTTTCAGAAGATCCTCCATGTCGCGCAGATCGTGGCCGGAAATGAGGATACCGGGATTCGTACCGACACCGGTCCTGACCGTGGTGATTTCAGGGTTGCCGTAGGTTTCGGTGTTGGCCTTGTCCAGCAGCGCCATGGCTTTCACGGCGACGCCTCCGGTTTCGAGCACCAGAGCGGTAAGCTCATCGGCGCCGAGCGGTTTAAGCAGCGATGCGAGCCCCTTCACATAGAAATCGTAGATCTCCTGATCTTCGTAACCAAGTACCGCTGCATGATCGGTGTAGGCCGCAAGCCCCTTGAGGCCGTAGAGCACAAGGCTTTTCAGCGAACGGAGATCCTCGTTTCCGCTGAGCGATTCGATACCGCACGCCACGGATTTGTCGAGGAACTCCTCCCTCGTGCGCCCGTTCCAGACGGCGGCGTCGTGCGACGGAACTTCCTTGAGCGAACCTTTCAGTTCGTCGCGCCTGTCGAGCGTCGTGCATATCTGCCGGATTATGGCCTCGTCGTCGAAGTTGGTGTTGGTGACTGTCACGAACAGCGACTCGCTGATGAGCCGGCCGTACTCCGCCGGAACCTGACCGTCAAGTCCTTCGGCACAGAGCGCGAGCCCTTCTGCTGCGTACACCAGCACATCCTGCAGCCTGGCGGTCAACTCGTCCTTGCCGCACACGCCTCTTGCCGTACAGCCTGTTCCCCTGACGCTCTCCTGGCATTGATCGCAATACATTCCCATTAGATTCTCCTGTTTTGGGCACCATCCAGATATTGTCATGAGATGCCCTGTTTTTTAAGTCCGGGGACTCACAAGAGCGGCAATCTTTCTATCCCCTGCCGCACCCTCGCTGTCCCCCTTTTTCTCTTTCAGTAAAGCCCTTTGCATGAACGCCGTGCAGAGCAGGCGTTTGTTGTTCGGACGGCGCTCGATGATAGCACTGCAATCTTCGATGGCGCCGTCGATCTCTCCCAGTTCGGCTCGGGCGATTGCCCGGTTGCCGTAAGCCATCACCGCCTCGCGGAACCGCAGCCCGAGCTTCAGCGCCATGGTGTAGTCCGCCACGGCACCCGTGAAGTCCCCGGTGCTGCTTTTCGCGTTGGCACGGTCATACCACCCTTCGGCATGTTCCGGATGGCGATCGATACCCTTCGTGATCTCCTCGGCGGTGCCGCGATACCCTCCAAGCGCGTCTTTCAGCATTTCACACCCACTCCTCGCCGAGTTTGTTCCCCTGCACGCCGATAACGATCTTCCTGACCGGAACCTTGCGCTTTGCGCGCTTCTGCGCTTCCGAAACGATCGACATGAGCCCTCCGCAGCAGGGAACCTCCATGATGGCCACCGTGATGGTGTTGATGCGCGCCATGTCTATCATGGCCACAAGCTTCTCGACATAAACATCCATGCCGCTGTCGAGCTTCGGGCATGCGACGGCAAGCGTCCTGCCCTGAAGCAGCGAGCGGTGGAAATCTCCGGCAGCGAATGCCGTACAGTCGGCGGCAAGCAACAGATCGGAACCCTCGTAGTAAGGAGCCAGCGGAGAGACAAGATGCAGCTGGACCGGCCACTGGCGCAGTTCGCTGGAAGCCGCAGTCTCGCGAGCTGCAGGCGTCGCTGACGCCGCATGACCGTTAGCGGAACGGAAATCCATCGTCCGGCTGCCCGGGCAGCCTCCGCCGTGATGCCCGTGGGCCGGAGGAGCGTGCTCCGCCTGATGACACGGCACCGCAGCCTCCTGGCCGGCAAGTTCGAGCGGATTGGCAATACCTGCCGCTTCGAGATAGTCGAGCGCATCCTGCAGGTAGTTGTCTGCGCCGTGGTCGCGCAGGTGCCGCAGATGGGCGGCGATAACGTTCGGTCCGCCCC comes from Chlorobium limicola DSM 245 and encodes:
- a CDS encoding bifunctional aldolase/short-chain dehydrogenase, whose protein sequence is MQNLWNDTDLRCSVNGQCSADDIPAELAELVYASRLLGRESSLVMHGGGNTSVKSELHDIIGNRVNVIFIKGSGVDLAALDAHDFTPVRIEPLQKLQHLYATGERRSEEDMQRFSTREFKNFLYLNLFYLTDHMVNNSLSPSIETLLHAFLPHRFIFHTHSTALLTLSNQPNGAELCREVLGEEFGLVPYIKPGLGLARSAAEAYGNAPDIRGLVLQKHGLVTLADSAAAAYDCMIECVSKLEERIARAGRNVFPSISLPETVALLEDVAPVIRGAVVEEKSPGTFEYNQFVLDFRSSPDILQYVNGIELEEVSGRGAMTPDFIIRTKNRPLVVPAPDALDPEGFKSAVHEAVERYKAEYLAYFQRQQQASGMQVTMLDPLPRVVLVPGLGLFGLGRTAHAASVNADIAESTASAILDAQSVGTFESITERDVFNIEYWEMEQAKMKKVRHDVFAGKVALVTGAASGIGLATAKAFRQRGAELVIVDLNPEALERASAELGGGVLSIACDVTDRNAVKRAFDAVCRRFGGLDILVSNVGVALQGRIGDVADEVLRRSFELNFFSHQSIAQQAVRIMKLQGTGGVLLFNVSKQAVNPGPDFGPYGLPKAATMFLVRQYALDHGRDGIRANGINADRIRTGLLTDEMIKTRSKARGLSEREYMAGNLLQVEVTAEDVAEAFVHQALETKTTGSIVTVDGGNIAAALR
- the bchF gene encoding 2-vinyl bacteriochlorophyllide hydratase; protein product: MPRYTPEQLVKRNASIWTDIQIILAPIQFLIFVAGVTITILYANGLFITNFYWVSVVILFKTLFFALLFITGMFFEKEIFDKWVYSKEFLWEDIGSTVAAAFHLLYFVLAFLGYPEDVLIWEAFLAYFTYVINALQYLVRIILEKLNERKLRLDGRI
- a CDS encoding B12-binding domain-containing radical SAM protein translates to MYMLKPEETRPLKILLISPQGKMDDDSNQKPLFHMALAVLVSLTPPQHEIELVDEHFHDPIDYDGKYDVVGITSRTLEATRAYEIADTFRAHGKKVVLGGLHISFNAEEAAKHADCIVIGEADNLWTTILDDVAGNSLKSTYNSKDFPPVKEITPIDYARIAKVSKREKVDGTKSIPIYVTRGCPFNCSFCVTPNFTGKQYRAQKPELLKQQIESAKKHFFKANGRTAKPWFMLTDENLGINKKRLWEFLDLLRECDITFSVFLSVNFLEDPETVKKLVDAGCNFVLAGLESIKQSTLEAYNKGHVNSAEKYSKIIDDCRKAGLNIQGNFLMNPAIDTFEDIDELVKFVTKNHIFMPIFQIITPYPGTQMYWEYKNKGLITDEDWEKYNALHLVIKSDRYDPLLFQYKVLKSYTDIYSWRHIAARTWYNPKKMINLITSLAFRNHLRNQLAEFERHHGITPKILEGIK
- a CDS encoding alpha/beta hydrolase, giving the protein MIHTFRTVFAVLLLALELAGCTASFQAVQQRPVLSLFYATDRAMSGSSEPGEFYNSDHAPLQYGTCTVSVPQKHRIAELERPVLSMHPERHFELLSIDTLDKQVFFDKVGLFMQRAGSRKTALVFVHGFNISFEAATLRMAQMTSDLDFRGTPLVYSWPSDASLGSYREDERSVVETEGNLYRFLCGIAERSGKAGIYLLAHSMGTRALTSAFIMLAKERPELLSRFGAIVLAAPDINAERFRRELAPSLAGNGVPVTVYASRSDNALRVSENVNGNPRAGEVADIPLIVPGIETIDATDVDSDLLGHSYYNRSRTVLSDMFYIISRGLPASERFSLQPVDTAAGRYWRFRK
- the hcp gene encoding hydroxylamine reductase yields the protein MGMYCDQCQESVRGTGCTARGVCGKDELTARLQDVLVYAAEGLALCAEGLDGQVPAEYGRLISESLFVTVTNTNFDDEAIIRQICTTLDRRDELKGSLKEVPSHDAAVWNGRTREEFLDKSVACGIESLSGNEDLRSLKSLVLYGLKGLAAYTDHAAVLGYEDQEIYDFYVKGLASLLKPLGADELTALVLETGGVAVKAMALLDKANTETYGNPEITTVRTGVGTNPGILISGHDLRDMEDLLKQTEGTGVDVYTHCEMLPAHYYPAFKKYSHFVGNYGNSWWAQDREFESFNGPILMTTNCIVPVRESYRNRMYTTGMAGYAGLKHIGARPEGGSKDFSMLVEQAKTCPAPKEIENGEIVGGFAHNQVLALADKVVDAVKSGAIKRFVVMAGCDGRHNSRQYYTDVAGALPDNTIILTAGCAKYRYNKLQLGDIGGIPRVLDAGQCNDSYSLAVIALKLKEVFGLEDINDLPISFDIAWYEQKAVTVLLALLYLGVKGIRLGPTLPEFLTPNVAAVLVEKFGIKPIGTVEEDVEAMMAGV
- a CDS encoding tetratricopeptide repeat protein encodes the protein MLKDALGGYRGTAEEITKGIDRHPEHAEGWYDRANAKSSTGDFTGAVADYTMALKLGLRFREAVMAYGNRAIARAELGEIDGAIEDCSAIIERRPNNKRLLCTAFMQRALLKEKKGDSEGAAGDRKIAALVSPRT
- a CDS encoding ATP-binding protein produces the protein MKRQIITIDEKKCTGCGDCIPGCPEGALQLIDGKARLVSDLFCDGLGACIGHCPTGAMRIEEREAEPYDEKRVMQESIVRGGPNVIAAHLRHLRDHGADNYLQDALDYLEAAGIANPLELAGQEAAVPCHQAEHAPPAHGHHGGGCPGSRTMDFRSANGHAASATPAARETAASSELRQWPVQLHLVSPLAPYYEGSDLLLAADCTAFAAGDFHRSLLQGRTLAVACPKLDSGMDVYVEKLVAMIDMARINTITVAIMEVPCCGGLMSIVSEAQKRAKRKVPVRKIVIGVQGNKLGEEWV